Proteins from one Congzhengia minquanensis genomic window:
- a CDS encoding SGNH/GDSL hydrolase family protein, translated as MKKFVCLLIAAILILPAFSHTCETKAAAAAKESVPSKYDGDAFCFSFENESDFNDENLPIATSYDNRAEEKEFVPGAGGSAAALHVRAESAATINGIVNNGVKNLNLVPGRTYRLSAWVKLIANEIYKVAPNFNFFIMNNGTPLYEDEACTIPVQTVSGYYNLVKITGAEIGFKKEDGTISGDWKLAETTFTMPGKLGKYFVKKTEPVSCSMFLRIGSNEHSIKTLSDYTDEFIASITDSEGNIDENGFYSDYAIDDWSLTPFVEKAGEVKDASVTNDFESSSWAAASGVRWTSTASKAEIETIANDAAPSQSSTHALKLTYNGNPNGYMELSAHLDQNTSIIHNRAYKISFWAKASDALVSYFEEKPFYFKMIPERPSENRLERSKHKWADTILKKKLSQNYEKFEIIWYEPNETMLGRDTENDASVRLDFRINGIPAALKDETINGQKMTYAYSYEDPSGNTVYAGFEDFQVWFDDISIEPMELVLNGDLSMKSPQDINTLSTWDSTCFAPGENNLLPNIFGAGTIVQDETFAQTSGVPCSNVLKLSQEDGRPGQSVEVQNKTYYKISFWARADSPDSVGQSLSPMFDRSITGPVRNSDVTEINTEGRFGYGSLTGETGDIPYYMYQGPLFTHKYTELNVNSGETLVYDDYFARMNSTDGYESQETPTAWNYQFYNGSGWVSSNADEVPSTSQNMQLTDEWKKYECVYRWDYEGDHYRLPKFKIAASGPADFRLADIQIQRLNKLDDEIKIDNLHAEDTGASLYVGNYFSIYYDFETVNEGVKEGNSILKFLSGDENGNYAVIGMTYCKGDSKTLLRIPDMLLGSRPGIEIIPKSKAGETGAVYRVQFEQIVAGKVLPSLSIKGADAEYEIESVFAPNFTQPKVDVCLAFYSSENQLLKTVYIPVETQTAANVLHGAAPLDGAAKVKLFAVESFSSMLPCCDSKTALSFPKNNAPFDGQEQITVAFLGGSPMCGKGLYAPETASYSAFISEYFQDTYYNKTIQIVQSAKDGSTTADGLLRTADVAARQPDVVFIDFSADDGGLDMRSELREMVNLLCAGEKIPYIIFLYAADRGYTNLSRYHSLVAEEFSIPQIDLSGALRTHLNGSDAVSEGYLYDEIHPSAEGHIVYADTIIRALETGNYYCKPKTN; from the coding sequence ATGAAAAAGTTTGTGTGTTTGCTCATTGCTGCTATCCTGATTTTACCTGCGTTTTCCCACACTTGCGAAACAAAAGCTGCGGCGGCTGCCAAAGAATCTGTCCCGTCAAAATATGACGGCGACGCTTTTTGCTTTTCTTTTGAAAATGAGTCCGATTTTAACGACGAAAATCTTCCCATTGCCACAAGTTATGATAACCGTGCAGAGGAAAAAGAATTTGTGCCCGGCGCCGGCGGCTCTGCCGCCGCGCTGCATGTTCGGGCCGAGAGCGCGGCGACCATAAACGGCATTGTGAACAACGGCGTGAAAAACTTAAACCTCGTTCCCGGCAGAACCTACCGGTTAAGCGCTTGGGTGAAGCTGATTGCAAATGAAATTTATAAAGTGGCGCCAAACTTTAATTTTTTTATTATGAACAACGGCACCCCGCTTTATGAGGACGAAGCCTGCACCATTCCCGTCCAAACCGTTTCGGGTTACTATAACCTGGTGAAAATTACAGGTGCAGAAATTGGGTTTAAAAAGGAAGACGGCACCATATCCGGCGACTGGAAATTGGCGGAAACCACGTTTACCATGCCGGGCAAGCTGGGGAAATATTTTGTTAAAAAAACGGAGCCTGTTTCCTGCTCCATGTTTTTGCGCATTGGCTCTAACGAACATTCTATTAAAACCCTTTCCGACTATACCGACGAATTTATTGCCTCTATCACCGACAGCGAGGGAAATATTGACGAAAACGGTTTTTACAGCGATTATGCCATTGACGACTGGAGCCTAACCCCCTTTGTGGAAAAAGCGGGCGAGGTAAAAGACGCTTCCGTCACCAACGACTTTGAAAGCTCCTCGTGGGCTGCCGCCTCCGGTGTGCGCTGGACGTCTACCGCCTCCAAAGCGGAAATTGAAACGATAGCAAATGACGCCGCTCCATCGCAAAGCAGCACCCACGCTTTAAAGCTGACCTATAACGGCAACCCGAATGGGTATATGGAGCTGTCCGCCCATCTTGACCAAAACACTTCCATTATTCACAACAGGGCCTATAAAATTTCATTTTGGGCAAAAGCATCTGACGCACTTGTCAGCTATTTTGAAGAAAAACCTTTCTATTTTAAAATGATTCCCGAGCGGCCCAGTGAAAACCGTTTAGAACGTTCCAAACACAAATGGGCAGATACGATTTTAAAAAAGAAGCTTTCACAAAACTATGAAAAATTTGAGATAATCTGGTATGAACCAAACGAAACCATGTTGGGCCGCGACACAGAGAACGACGCCTCTGTGCGCTTGGACTTCCGCATTAATGGAATTCCTGCTGCTTTAAAAGACGAAACCATTAACGGCCAAAAAATGACCTATGCCTATTCCTATGAGGACCCGTCCGGAAACACAGTTTATGCGGGGTTTGAAGATTTTCAGGTTTGGTTTGACGACATTTCCATTGAGCCTATGGAGCTTGTTTTAAACGGGGACTTAAGTATGAAATCCCCCCAGGACATAAACACCCTTTCCACCTGGGACAGTACCTGCTTCGCCCCCGGTGAAAATAACCTGCTGCCCAACATTTTTGGGGCAGGAACCATTGTTCAAGACGAAACCTTTGCCCAAACCAGCGGCGTGCCCTGCAGCAACGTGCTAAAGCTTTCACAAGAGGATGGCCGTCCCGGTCAAAGCGTTGAGGTGCAAAACAAAACCTATTATAAAATTTCTTTCTGGGCCAGGGCCGACTCGCCGGACAGCGTGGGTCAAAGCCTTTCCCCTATGTTTGACAGAAGCATAACCGGTCCGGTTCGAAACAGCGACGTTACCGAAATAAACACCGAGGGACGCTTCGGCTATGGCAGCCTGACAGGTGAAACCGGCGACATTCCATATTATATGTATCAGGGCCCGCTGTTTACCCACAAATACACCGAATTAAATGTAAACAGCGGCGAAACGCTGGTTTATGACGATTATTTTGCCCGCATGAACTCCACAGACGGTTACGAAAGCCAGGAAACGCCCACCGCCTGGAACTATCAGTTTTATAACGGCAGCGGCTGGGTTTCGTCAAACGCCGACGAAGTACCGTCAACGTCCCAGAATATGCAATTGACAGACGAGTGGAAAAAATATGAATGTGTTTACCGATGGGATTATGAAGGCGACCACTACCGCCTGCCGAAATTTAAAATTGCCGCGTCCGGGCCGGCGGATTTTCGCTTGGCAGACATTCAAATTCAGAGATTGAATAAATTAGACGACGAAATTAAAATTGACAACCTCCACGCGGAAGACACCGGCGCCTCCCTTTACGTGGGCAATTATTTTTCAATCTATTACGACTTTGAAACCGTTAACGAAGGAGTGAAAGAGGGAAACTCCATCTTAAAGTTCCTTTCAGGGGACGAAAATGGAAATTATGCCGTAATTGGCATGACCTATTGTAAAGGGGACAGCAAAACGTTATTAAGAATTCCCGACATGCTTTTAGGAAGCCGGCCGGGAATAGAAATTATTCCGAAAAGCAAGGCTGGCGAAACTGGCGCGGTCTATCGCGTTCAATTTGAGCAAATTGTTGCGGGAAAAGTGCTCCCCAGCCTATCCATAAAGGGGGCTGATGCAGAATATGAAATCGAGTCTGTTTTTGCGCCGAATTTTACACAGCCCAAAGTTGATGTCTGCCTGGCGTTTTACAGTTCGGAAAACCAGCTTTTAAAAACGGTTTATATCCCCGTTGAGACGCAGACGGCCGCAAATGTGCTGCACGGTGCTGCACCTTTAGACGGCGCAGCAAAGGTAAAGCTGTTTGCCGTTGAAAGCTTCTCATCCATGCTGCCCTGCTGCGACAGCAAAACGGCGTTGTCGTTTCCAAAAAACAACGCTCCCTTTGATGGTCAGGAGCAAATTACCGTTGCATTCCTGGGCGGCTCCCCCATGTGCGGAAAGGGACTGTATGCGCCTGAAACCGCCTCTTACAGCGCCTTTATTTCGGAATATTTTCAAGATACCTATTACAACAAAACCATTCAAATTGTCCAGTCTGCAAAGGACGGCAGCACCACGGCAGATGGGCTTTTGCGGACGGCAGATGTAGCGGCCCGGCAGCCGGATGTGGTTTTCATTGATTTTTCCGCCGATGACGGCGGGTTGGACATGCGCAGCGAATTGCGTGAAATGGTGAATTTGCTTTGTGCAGGCGAAAAAATTCCGTATATTATCTTTCTATATGCCGCCGACCGGGGCTACACCAATCTGTCGCGGTATCACAGCCTGGTTGCAGAGGAGTTTTCCATTCCGCAGATTGACCTGTCCGGCGCTTTGCGAACCCATTTAAATGGAAGCGACGCTGTTTCGGAGGGATATTTGTATGACGAAATTCACCCTTCCGCCGAGGGGCATATTGTCTATGCAGACACAATTATCCGCGCACTGGAAACCGGAAACTATTACTGCAAACCAAAAACCAACTAA
- a CDS encoding MarR family winged helix-turn-helix transcriptional regulator produces MAQEDDRLMELAHGFVKVNRLHRAYCDRLMAEIDMHRSQHMILMNLAHQKTKTSQKELADRLEISPAAVTVMIKKLEKGGFISKNSSKGDSRFNEIAITEKGRETVQKTHQFFLDVDKTLFSGIDETELCVLEHCFAKMADNLTDVLKKEENT; encoded by the coding sequence ATGGCGCAGGAGGACGACAGACTTATGGAGCTTGCTCATGGGTTCGTTAAGGTAAATCGGCTGCACCGTGCTTATTGCGACAGGCTAATGGCGGAAATTGATATGCACAGAAGCCAGCATATGATTTTGATGAACCTGGCACATCAAAAGACAAAAACATCACAAAAGGAGCTGGCCGACAGGCTGGAAATTAGTCCGGCGGCGGTTACAGTGATGATTAAAAAGCTGGAGAAGGGTGGATTTATTTCAAAAAATTCATCAAAGGGTGACAGCCGTTTCAACGAAATTGCGATAACCGAAAAAGGACGGGAAACGGTGCAAAAGACCCATCAGTTTTTTTTAGATGTAGATAAAACGCTGTTTTCCGGAATTGATGAAACGGAGCTGTGCGTTTTGGAACACTGTTTTGCAAAAATGGCAGATAACCTGACAGATGTGTTAAAAAAGGAGGAGAACACGTGA
- a CDS encoding ABC transporter transmembrane domain-containing protein, protein MKRWMKYVKPYKWYFILGPLCMIIEVVGEVVMPKFLASIINTGIADKSVGYVLMICAFMVVTALLMMAGGVGGAYFGAKAAVGFATDLRKDVYGKVQEFSFANIDKFSTGSLVTRLTNDITQIQNFINMLLRMCLRAPGMLIGALIMAILLSPSLSVIFAVAMPVILITLLFVISKGYPRFSKMQTKIDALNSNVQENLTNVRVVKSFVREDYERQKFGTSNHNLRKATTSAMTVMITMMPLMMLFMNLTTIAVLWFGGNQVIAGGMPVGDLTAFVTYITQILISLMMVVMMFMTSSRALASANRVVEVLDEEPDLNDFHAAHKDAEIQNGKIEFRNVDFKYYKTSQDKVLENISLTIEPGETVGIIGSTGCGKSTLVSLIPRLYDADSGEVLIDGIDVRDYDLKKLRQGIGMVLQKNVLFSGTLEENMRWGKEDATMEEIEENAGYAQADLFIKGFTDQYQTELGQGGVNLSGGQKQRVCIARALIKNPKIIILDDSTSAVDTATEAKIREAFSTNLKHSTKIIIAQRITSVSGADKIVVLDEGKICGVGTHKELLASNEEYQEIYYSQNEKKEANA, encoded by the coding sequence GTGAAACGGTGGATGAAATATGTAAAGCCCTATAAATGGTATTTTATTTTAGGGCCGCTTTGTATGATTATTGAAGTTGTGGGCGAGGTAGTTATGCCCAAGTTTTTGGCGTCGATTATCAACACCGGCATCGCGGACAAAAGCGTAGGATATGTGTTGATGATTTGCGCGTTCATGGTGGTTACGGCGCTTTTGATGATGGCCGGCGGCGTGGGCGGCGCCTATTTTGGCGCAAAGGCGGCAGTTGGCTTTGCCACGGATTTAAGAAAAGACGTTTATGGAAAAGTGCAGGAATTTTCGTTTGCGAATATTGATAAATTCAGCACAGGGTCGTTGGTGACGCGGCTCACCAACGACATTACACAAATTCAAAACTTTATCAACATGCTTCTGCGCATGTGTTTAAGAGCGCCGGGAATGCTGATTGGCGCGCTGATTATGGCAATTCTTTTAAGCCCGTCGCTGTCTGTTATTTTTGCGGTGGCAATGCCGGTTATTTTAATAACGCTGCTGTTTGTTATTTCAAAGGGATATCCGCGCTTTTCAAAAATGCAGACGAAAATCGATGCGCTCAACTCCAACGTTCAGGAAAACCTGACAAACGTGCGGGTGGTGAAATCCTTTGTACGGGAGGACTATGAACGGCAAAAGTTTGGTACATCCAATCACAATTTAAGAAAAGCCACTACCTCGGCCATGACGGTGATGATTACCATGATGCCGCTTATGATGCTGTTTATGAATTTAACAACCATTGCTGTGCTTTGGTTCGGCGGAAACCAGGTTATTGCCGGTGGTATGCCGGTGGGGGATTTAACTGCGTTTGTTACATATATCACGCAGATTTTAATTTCCCTTATGATGGTTGTAATGATGTTTATGACGAGCTCCCGTGCTTTGGCCTCCGCAAACCGTGTGGTTGAGGTTCTGGACGAAGAGCCGGATTTAAACGACTTTCATGCGGCACACAAGGATGCTGAAATTCAAAACGGAAAAATTGAATTTCGCAATGTGGATTTTAAATACTATAAAACCAGCCAGGATAAGGTGCTGGAGAATATATCACTTACCATTGAACCGGGAGAAACCGTGGGCATTATCGGTTCAACTGGCTGCGGAAAATCGACACTGGTGTCCTTAATCCCGCGGCTATACGACGCAGACAGCGGCGAGGTTTTAATTGACGGCATTGATGTGCGCGACTATGACTTAAAAAAGCTGCGCCAGGGGATTGGCATGGTTCTGCAAAAAAACGTGCTGTTTTCGGGTACGCTTGAAGAAAACATGCGTTGGGGCAAAGAGGACGCCACCATGGAAGAAATTGAAGAAAACGCAGGCTACGCCCAGGCGGATTTGTTTATTAAAGGCTTTACAGACCAGTATCAGACAGAGCTGGGGCAGGGCGGCGTGAACTTGTCCGGCGGACAGAAGCAGAGGGTTTGCATTGCACGTGCGCTGATTAAAAATCCGAAAATCATTATTTTGGACGACAGCACCAGCGCTGTGGACACGGCAACAGAGGCAAAAATCAGAGAAGCGTTTTCTACAAATTTGAAACATTCTACAAAAATTATCATAGCCCAGCGCATTACGTCCGTTTCAGGCGCTGACAAAATTGTGGTGCTTGATGAGGGCAAAATCTGCGGTGTCGGTACCCACAAGGAGCTGCTGGCAAGCAACGAAGAATATCAGGAAATTTATTATTCGCAGAACGAAAAAAAGGAGGCGAATGCATAA
- a CDS encoding ABC transporter ATP-binding protein, with protein MAARTLEVLTKRYNSSPRAAAGAQPMPGGGPGGGPRGGRHGSGGSGRPKDTKNVLLRLYRYLSKYKFRIGIALFFMLARAISQIVGSYMLRPIINDYIAAGRLEGFAFALAVLASIYFVGVISTYLQNRIMLSVSQSTIEAIRNDLFHKVQKLPVRFYDTENTGEIMSRFTNDVDNIGMMLDSSVMTVASGIISLVGTFAMMLYTNIWLSLITVVFVPIFVKGGGMIAKRSRKYYSQQQAALGALNGYIEESVTGQKVVKVFNHEEDCKAEFGLLNDDLKGKQFFAQFFGGIMGPVMGNMSQVCYALTAGIGGVLCALGKFDIGGLTVFVNYSRQFSQPINEVSMQMTTVFSALAGAERVFQIMDREPEADDKPKAVAPEKIHGDVVLENVTFGYNPDKIILKNISLYAHPGQKIAFVGSTGAGKTTITNLLNRFYDIGSGKIAIDGIDICDYKRDFLRQNIAMVLQDTHLFTGTVMENIRYGRLDATDEEVIAAAKTASAHSFIMRLSDGYNTVLSGDGANLSQGQRQLLNIARAAISKAPILVLDEATSSVDTRTERHIEHGMDRLMADRTTFVIAHRLSTVRNADAIMVLENGEIIERGNHEELLQLGGRYYELCTGQKELD; from the coding sequence ATGGCCGCAAGAACATTAGAAGTTTTAACGAAGCGTTACAACAGTTCACCAAGAGCCGCAGCTGGCGCACAACCCATGCCCGGAGGCGGGCCGGGTGGTGGCCCTCGTGGCGGCAGGCACGGCTCCGGCGGAAGCGGGAGGCCGAAAGACACAAAAAATGTGCTGCTAAGGCTCTACCGTTACCTTTCAAAATATAAATTCAGAATTGGCATTGCGCTGTTTTTCATGCTGGCTCGTGCAATTTCACAGATTGTGGGATCCTACATGCTGCGACCTATTATTAACGACTATATAGCGGCGGGCAGGCTTGAGGGATTTGCGTTTGCGCTGGCAGTTTTGGCATCGATTTATTTTGTGGGTGTTATTTCCACATATTTGCAGAACCGCATTATGCTTTCTGTTTCGCAGAGCACCATTGAGGCAATCCGCAACGACCTGTTTCACAAGGTGCAAAAGCTGCCGGTGCGTTTTTACGACACGGAAAATACCGGAGAAATTATGAGCCGGTTTACAAACGATGTTGATAATATTGGAATGATGTTAGATTCCTCCGTTATGACGGTGGCGTCCGGTATCATTTCTCTGGTGGGAACTTTTGCCATGATGCTTTACACCAACATATGGCTTTCGTTGATTACGGTTGTGTTTGTTCCCATTTTTGTGAAAGGCGGCGGCATGATTGCAAAGCGCAGCCGCAAATATTACTCCCAGCAGCAGGCGGCGCTTGGTGCCTTAAACGGTTACATTGAAGAGTCGGTTACAGGTCAGAAGGTTGTGAAGGTGTTCAATCACGAGGAAGACTGCAAAGCAGAATTTGGACTTTTGAACGACGACCTGAAAGGCAAACAGTTTTTTGCCCAGTTCTTCGGCGGCATTATGGGCCCGGTCATGGGGAATATGAGCCAGGTTTGTTATGCGCTGACTGCAGGCATTGGCGGTGTGCTCTGTGCATTAGGCAAATTTGACATTGGCGGTCTCACGGTTTTTGTAAACTATTCCAGACAGTTTTCACAGCCGATTAATGAAGTTTCCATGCAGATGACTACTGTGTTTTCAGCTTTGGCTGGTGCCGAGCGGGTATTTCAAATTATGGACCGTGAGCCGGAAGCAGACGACAAGCCAAAAGCAGTTGCGCCTGAAAAAATTCACGGCGACGTGGTCTTGGAAAATGTCACCTTTGGCTACAATCCGGACAAAATAATTTTAAAAAATATTTCTCTTTATGCACACCCAGGGCAGAAAATTGCCTTTGTTGGCTCTACCGGTGCGGGAAAGACTACCATCACCAACCTGTTAAACAGGTTTTATGACATTGGCAGCGGCAAGATTGCCATTGATGGAATTGATATCTGCGATTATAAGCGGGATTTTCTGCGGCAGAACATTGCAATGGTGCTTCAGGATACCCATTTGTTCACTGGTACGGTGATGGAAAATATTCGCTACGGCAGGCTTGATGCCACCGATGAGGAGGTTATCGCCGCGGCAAAGACAGCCAGCGCACACTCATTTATTATGCGGCTGTCCGACGGGTATAACACGGTGCTGTCGGGCGACGGCGCAAACCTTTCCCAGGGGCAGCGTCAGCTTTTAAACATTGCCCGGGCGGCGATTTCAAAAGCGCCGATTTTGGTGCTGGACGAGGCTACAAGCTCGGTTGATACCAGAACAGAGCGTCACATTGAGCACGGCATGGACCGTTTGATGGCAGACAGAACCACATTTGTCATTGCTCACAGACTGTCTACTGTGAGAAATGCTGACGCAATTATGGTTTTGGAAAACGGCGAAATTATTGAGCGCGGAAACCACGAAGAGCTGCTGCAATTGGGCGGCAGATATTATGAGCTTTGTACCGGACAAAAGGAATTAGATTAA